Proteins found in one Miscanthus floridulus cultivar M001 chromosome 4, ASM1932011v1, whole genome shotgun sequence genomic segment:
- the LOC136549315 gene encoding flavin-containing monooxygenase FMO GS-OX-like 8 has translation MVSMSSKKVCVIGAGVSGLASARELLREGHDVTVMEQSSSVGGQWLYDPSTDGGDPLDAAGAHSSMHATVRLISPRELTCFSDFPFFPSNDGTGDARRYPGHAAFLRYIRDFCDAFGLMDVVRLNTKVLHVGLAAPSAADDGGVKRTVRWSSRHGDREGEVVTTEEVFNAIVVAVGQYTQPRLPTITGMDKWSRRQLHSHWYRVPDSFHGEVVVVVGFHESGKDTALELARVAMEVHVSVKSMEGVAPGVSKAVSRHHNLHLHLQVECLCDDGQVMFADGSCVVADSIIYCTGYELSFPFLDTGGLVTVDDDRVGPLFEHTFPPALAPSLSFVGLPRLVLVPLFYEVQARWVAQVLSGRRQLPSSEEMMRSAEEYHHAREKASVPRRLSHGIFFDFEYCDEFGEKHCGFPRMPEWKRDLLWSAVARMRDDDMETYRDSYHDDSDLVLEGLCSEGWLPWTPQEEVGQDEDDGVPELATTTDTATQTCCMHIRSSRDVLGNKYRS, from the exons ATGGTGTCGATGTCATCCAAGAAGGTGTGCGTGATCGGCGCCGGCGTCTCGGGGCTGGCTTCTGCCCGCGAGCTGCTCCGCGAGGGCCATGACGTGACGGTCATGGAGCAGAGCAGCAGCGTCGGCGGGCAGTGGCTGTACGACCCGAGCACCGACGGCGGCGACCCCCTCGACGCGGCCGGCGCGCACAGCAGCATGCACGCCACCGTCCGGCTCATCAGCCCAAGGGAGCTCACGTGCTTCTCCgacttccccttcttccccagcAACGACGGCACCGGCGACGCCCGGCGGTACCCGGGGCACGCGGCGTTCCTGAGGTACATCAGGGACTTCTGCGACGCGTTCGGGCTCATGGACGTCGTCAGGCTCAACACCAAGGTCCTGCACGTCGGCCTGGCGGCGCCGAGCGCCGCTGACGACGGCGGCGTGAAGCGGACTGTGAGGTGGTCCTCGAGACATGGTGACCGTGAGGGCGAGGTGGTCACCACGGAGGAGGTGTTCAACGCCATCGTGGTCGCCGTCGGCCAATACACCCAGCCAAGGCTTCCAACCATCACCG GCATGGACAAGTGGAGCAGGAGGCAGCTGCACTCCCACTGGTACCGAGTCCCGGACTCCTTCCACGGCGAGGTGGTGGTGGTCGTGGGCTTCCATGAGAGCGGCAAGGACACCGCGCTGGAGCTCGCCAGGGTGGCGATGGAGGTGCACGTCAGCGTCAAGTCCATGGAGGGCGTCGCTCCCGGCGTGTCCAAGGCTGTGTCAAGGCACCACAACCTGCACCTGCACCTCCAGGTGGAGTGCTTGTGCGACGATGGGCAGGTAATGTTCGCCGACGGCTCGTGTGTCGTCGCCGACTCCATCATCTACTGCACTGGGTACGAATTGTCGTTCCCGTTCCTGGACACGGGCGGGCTGGTCACCGTCGACGACGACCGCGTCGGCCCCCTATTCGAGCACACCTTCCCGCCGGCGCTGGCGCCGTCGCTCTCCTTCGTGGGGTTGCCCAGGCTGGTGCTGGTGCCGCTGTTCTACGAGGTGCAGGCGAGGTGGGTGGCGCAGGTGCTGTCCGGCCGGAGGCAGCTGCCGTCGTCGGAGGAGATGATGCGCTCCGCCGAGGAGTACCACCACGCCAGGGAGAAGGCCAGCGTGCCCAGGCGCCTCTCGCATGGCATATTCTTCGACTTCGAGTACTGCGACGAGTTCGGGGAGAAGCACTGCGGCTTCCCGCGGATGCCGGAGTGGAAGAGGGACCTCCTGTGGTCGGCTGTCGCACGCATGAGGGACGACGACATGGAGACCTACCGTGACAGCTACCACGACGACAGCGACCTAGTCCTGGAGGGCCTGTGCTCAGAGGGCTGGCTGCCTTGGACACCACAAGAGGAGGTCGGCCAAGATGAAGACGACGGCGTACCAGAGCTAGCCACAACCACCGACACGGCGACACAGACTTGTTGCATGCATATTCGATCTAGTCGTGACGTTTTGGGAAACAAGTACAGATCATAG
- the LOC136549314 gene encoding probable inactive purple acid phosphatase 2 — protein sequence MSPENPHLRFLLFLAVAAVAAGGAAAGTTLTASLSGHQIKIRWTGLPAPDGLDYVGIYSPPSSRDRDFLGYLFLNGSASWRGGSGELSLPRLPTLRAPYHFRLFRWPANEYSYHHIDHDRNPLPHGKHRVAVSADVSVGDPARPEQVHLAFADGIDEMRALFVCGDRGKRVVRYGLQKEDEKEWREVGTDVSTYEQKHMCDWPANSSVAWRDPGFVFDGLMKGLEPGRRYFYKVGSDTGGWSEIYSFISRDSEASETNTFLFGDMGTYVPYNTYIRTPDESLATVKWILRDIEALGDKPAFISHIGDISYARGYSWVWDHFFSQIEPIAANTPYHVCIGNHEYDWPSQPWKPWWATYGKDGGGECGIPYSVKFRMPGNSILPTGNGGPDTRNLYYSFDSGVVHFVYMSTETNFVEGSDQYNFLKADLEKVNRSRTPFIVFQGHRPMYTSSDETRDAALKQQMLQHLEPLLVTYNVTLALWGHVHRYERFCPMKNFQCVNTSSSFQYSGAPVHLVIGMGGQDWQPIWQPRPDHPDVPIFPQPERSMYRGGEFGYTRLVATREKLTLTYVGNHDGQVHDMVEIFSGLVSSNSSVAEAVDDTKHGTGVSTVRKISPLYLEIGGSVMLALLLGFSFGFLIRRKKEAAQWTPVKNEES from the exons ATGTCCCCCGAAAACCCCCACCTccgtttcctcctcttcctcgccgTCGCGGCCGTCGCTGCCGGCGGGGCTGCGGCGGGCACCACCCTTACGGCGTCCCTCTCCGGCCACCAGATCAAGATCCGCTGGACGGGCCTCCCGGCCCCGGACGGCCTCGACTACGTTGGCATCTACTCGCCGCCGTCCTCCCGCGACCGCGACTTCCTCGGCTACCTCTTCCTCAATGGCTCCGCCTCCTGGCGCGGCGGCTCGGGGGAGCTTTCCCTCCCGCGCCTTCCCACCCTCCGCGCGCCCTACCACTTCCGCCTCTTCCGCTGGCCCGCCAACGAGTACTCCTACCACCACATCGACCACGACCGGAACCCGCTCCCCCACGGCAAGCACCGCGTCGCCGTCTCCGCCGACGTCTCCGTCGGAGACCCCGCGCGCCCCGAGCAGGTGCACCTCGCGTTCGCGGATGGGATCGACGAGATGCGGGCCCTGTTCGTGTGCGGCGACCGCGGGAAGAGGGTCGTCAGGTACGGGCTGCAGAAGGAGGACGAGAAGGAGTGGAGGGAGGTGGGCACGGATGTGAGCACGTACGAGCAGAAGCACATGTGCGATTGGCCGGCGAACAGCAGCGTCGCCTGGAGGGATCCGGGATTCGTCTTCGACGGCCTCATGAAGGGATTGGAGCCCGGAAGGAGGTATTTTTACAAG GTTGGTAGTGACACTGGAGGATGGAGTGAGATATACAGCTTTATTTCACGTGATAGTGAAGCCAGTGAGACCAACACATTTCTGTTTGGTGACATGGGAACTTATGTGCCTTATAACACCTACATTCGCACACCAGATGAGAGCTTGGCCACTGTAAAGTGGATCCTCCGTGATATTGAAGCCCTTGGGGATAAACCTGCCTTCATTTCACACATTGGGGACATCAGCTATGCTAGAGGTTATTCTTGGGTATGGGATCATTTCTTCAGCCAGATTGAGCCTATTGCTGCCAATACCCCATACCATGTCTGTATAGGAAATCATGAGTACGATTGGCCATCACAACCTTGGAAACCATGGTGGGCTACATATGGAAAGGACGGTGGGGGCGAATGTGGGATACCGTATAGCGTCAAGTTCAGAATGCCTGGCAATTCTATCCTGCCTACTGGTAATGGTGGCCCAGACACCAGGAATCTTTATTACTCCTTTGATTCAGGTGTGGTGCATTTCGTCTACATGTCAaccgaaacaaattttgttgagGGCAGTGATCAGTACAACTTCTTGAAAGCGGACCTTGAGAAGGTGAACCGAAGCAGAACACCATTTATTGTTTTTCAGGGCCACCGCCCCATGTACACCTCAAGTGATGAAACCAGGGACGCAGCCTTGAAACAGCAGATGCTCCAGCATTTGGAACCACTGCTGGTAACATACAACGTGACCCTTGCACTATGGGGACATGTCCACAGGTATGAGAGGTTCTGCCCGATGAAGAACTTCCAATGTGTCAACACTTCATCAAGCTTCCAATACTCTGGTGCTCCTGTGCATCTTGTGATTGGGATGGGCGGGCAAGACTGGCAACCCATATGGCAACCGAGGCCTGATCACCCAGACGTCCCCATCTTTCCACAGCCTGAGAGGTCCATGTACCGTGGCGGTGAGTTTGGATACACAAGGCTTGTAGCAACAAGGGAGAAGctaacattaacctatgtggggAACCATGATGGGCAAGTCCATGATATGGTGGAGATATTTTCCGGCCTGGTATCTAGTAACAGTAGTGTTGCTGAGGCGGTGGATGATACTAAACATGGCACAGGAGTCAGCACCGTGCGAAAAATATCTCCGTTGTACTTGGAAATCGGAGGCAGTGTAATGCTTGCACTGCTCCTGGGGTTTTCCTTTGGATTTCTTATCAGGAGAAAGAAAGAAGCTGCACAGTGGACTCCAGTAAAGAACGAGGAATCATAA
- the LOC136549327 gene encoding uncharacterized protein, translating into MLEALSVEASYPAAADFTAVEFLRPGILLLQPLMEMREALSVEASYPSAADFTIVEFIRPGILLLQPLMEASNCPTNVFNRKGPSVFFLYTYKASCPAYVFVLQGPAADFFHQAYKGAGVQRSGDRHRAALDSPCNT; encoded by the exons ATGCTGGAAGCTCTCAGCGTCGAGGCCTCCTACCCCGCCGCCGCCGACTTCACCGCCGTCGAGTTCCTCCGCCCCGGCATTCTCCTTCTCCAACCCCTCATGGAGATGCGGGAAGCTCTCAGCGTCGAGGCCTCCTACCCCTCCGCCGCCGACTTCACCATCGTCGAGTTCATCCGCCCCGGCATTCTCCTTCTCCAACCCCTCATGGAAGCTTCCAACTGCCCCACCAACGTCTTCAACCGCAAAGGCCCCTCTGTTTTCTTCCTCTACACCTACAAGGCTTCCTGCCCCGCCTACGTCTTCGTCCTCCAAGGCCCCGCTGCTGATTTCTTCCACCAAGCCTACAAG GGAGCAGGGGTACAGAGGAGTGGGGATAGGCATCGCGCTGCGCTCGACTCACCTTGCAACACGTAG
- the LOC136549323 gene encoding 4-coumarate--CoA ligase-like 7: MPLSPSDPDIDPRSGYCAATRTFHSLRSPAPLPPPDLPLSFPAFALSFLPDPLPPSSRPALVDAGTGLAVPFPAFLSRTRALAAALRARVRLAPSDVAFVLAPAGVHVPVLYYALMAVGAVVSPANPALTAAEVSRLLALSNPRVAFAVAGTRGKLPPGLRTVLLDSPTFLSFLLHEPEDDAAAVVVRQSDPAAVLYSSGTTGRGKAVVITHRNLMPSIATQAPAPGPEVFMVAVPLFHIYGFILCLRVPSAAHTLVLHTARRRFDATAVLADIPRFGVTRLALAPPALLAIVRAAEEDAAATARVSTLKAVTCGGAPVAADLIARFSRKFPGVSLAQGYGLTETTSGFCRAVGDEESARIGSVGRLLWGAQARIVHPETGAALPPGVPGELWVRGPFVMKGYLGQKDSTSEILDSEGWLRTGDVCYIDQDGFIYIVDRLKELIKYKGYQVPPAELENLLQTHPDIDEAAVVPYPDDESGELPVAFIVRRPGSHLHESHIKEFVAKQVVHYKRIHHVFLVDSTPKNAAGKILRKDLAKLALRRISSKL, from the exons ATGCCGCTGTCTCCGTCCGACCCTGACATCGACCCGCGCAGCGGCTACTGCGCGGCCACGAGGACGTTCCACAGCCTGCGTTCGCCGGCGCCGCTACCTCCGCCGGACCTCCCGCTCTCCTTCCCGGCCTTCGCGCTGTCCTTCCTCCCCGACCCGCTGCCCCCGTCGTCCCGCCCGGCGCTCGTCGACGCCGGCACCGGCTTGGCCGTCCCGTTCCCGGCGTTCCTGTCCAGGACCCGCGCGCTCGCTGCCGCGCTCCGCGCCCGCGTCCGCCTCGCCCCGAGCGACGTCGCCTTCGTCCTCGCGCCCGCGGGCGTCCACGTCCCCGTGCTCTACTACGCGCTCATGGCCGTCGGCGCCGTCGTGTCCCCCGCCAACCCGGCGCTCACCGCCGCCGAGGTCTCCCGCCTGCTCGCGCTCTCCAACCCCCGCGTCGCCTTCGCCGTCGCGGGCACCAGGGGCAAGCTCCCTCCCGGGCTCCGCACCGTGCTGCTCGACTCCCCGACGTTCCTCTCGTTCCTGTTGCACGAGCCCGAGGACgacgcggcggcggtggtggtgcgcCAGTCGGACCCGGCGGCGGTGCTGTACTCGTCGGGCACCACGGGGCGCGGCAAGGCGGTCGTGATCACCCACCGCAACCTCATGCCCAGCATCGCCACgcaggcgccggcgccggggcCGGAGGTGTTTATGGTCGCCGTGCCCCTCTTCCATATCTATGGCTTCATCCTCTGCCTCAGGGTGCCGTCGGCGGCGCACACGCTGGTGCTGCACACGGCCAGGAGGAGGTTCGACGCCACGGCGGTCCTAGCTGATATACCAAGGTTTGGAGTAACGCGCCTGGCGCTGGCGCCCCCGGCGCTTCTGGCCATCGTGCGGGCCGCCGAGGAGGACGCGGCGGCCACCGCCCGCGTGTCCACGCTCAAGGCGGTGACCTGCGGCGGCGCGCCCGTCGCGGCTGACCTCATTGCGCGCTTCTCGCGCAAGTTCCCCGGCGTAAGCCTTGCCCAG GGGTATGGTCTTACGGAGACTACATCCGGTTTCTGCCGTGCTGTTGGAGACGAAGAAAGCGCGCGAATTGGATCCGTGGGCCGTCTTTTATGGGGCGCCCAAGCGAGGATTGTTCATCCAGAAACAGGGGCTGCCCTGCCGCCTGGTGTGCCAGGGGAGCTTTGGGTCCGAGGCCCTTTTGTAATGAAAG GTTACCTTGGCCAGAAGGATTCTACATCCGAGATCTTGGACAGTGAAGGATGGTTGAGGACAGGAGATGTTTGTTATATTGACCAAGACGGGTTCATTTACATTGTGGACAGGCTGAAAGAGTTAATTAAGTACAAAGGCTACCAG GTGCCTCCTGCAGAGCTCGAAAACCTGCTTCAGACACACCCAGATATCGATGAAGCCGCAGTTGTCCC ATACCCTGATGACGAGTCTGGAGAGTTGCCGGTAGCGTTCATCGTCAGGCGCCCAGGAAGCCACTTGCACGAATCACACATCAAAGAGTTCGTCGCCAAACAG GTTGTGCACTACAAGCGAATCCACCATGTTTTCCTTGTGGATTCGACACCGAAAAATGCGGCGGGTAAGATTTTACGCAAGGACTTGGCCAAGCTAGCATTGCGGCGTATCAGCTCCAAGCTATAG